A stretch of the Arachis stenosperma cultivar V10309 chromosome 6, arast.V10309.gnm1.PFL2, whole genome shotgun sequence genome encodes the following:
- the LOC130934347 gene encoding uncharacterized protein LOC130934347 gives MDPEVNEVDLFDEHIDMIFTASDAEKNKGRKTTEFWNIDLIDSEGIVKHAKISVREAIERSLNSSKIILRFNEELQVVGDGTGLLSGILEALDSDYSKFSICEKSWAKVQGKDMVYDDCIKNLNNRPEKISREHWRCFIDYHNNPATKEKYKQNALNQKKQLYTHTGSSKSLARVREEESQKQGRRVGRGEVWILKHKKCDGTYIHEEAQSIDLDETTRILSENDSLAQALGKERSGRVRGIGFGPIPSQLFYLSAQPLMDRAQTEDAQRMLFELQAEVTVEKLSRKAVEDELAAKKLKRKVMEDEIAAEKMKRQCKRNMTRQLKRVYLVYSVNEIYGIESQQL, from the exons ATGGATCCGGAGGTGAACGAGGTGGATTTGTTTGACGAACACATTGACATGATATTTACTGCTTCTGATGCTGAAAAGAACAAAGGACGAAAGACTACTGAGTTTTGGAATATTGATCTCATTG attcTGAAGGAATAGTCAAGCATGCTAAAATAAGTGTAAGGGAGGCTATAGAGCGGTCTCTTAATAGTAGCAAGATCATATTGAGGTTCAACGAGGAACTGCAAGTAGTCGGAGATGGAACTGGCCTGTTAAGTGGCATCCTAGAAGCGTTGGATTCTGATTATAGCAAATTTTCTATCTGTGAGAAGAGTTGGGCAAAGGTGCAGGGCAAAGACATGGTTTATGATGATTGCATAAAG AATCTTAACAACCGCCCGGAGAAAATTTCTAGAGAGCATTGGAGGTGCTTCATTGATTATCATAATAATCCTGCCACAAAG GAGAAGTACAAGCAAAACGCGTTGAATCAAAAGAAGCAACTTTACACGCACACTGGCAGTTCTAAAAGCTTGGCTAGGGTAAGAGAAGAAGAG TCACAAAAACAAGGGAGGAGAGTTGGTAGAGGAGAAGTATGGATCCTAAAGCACAAAAAATGTGATGGCACCTACATACATGAAGAAGCGCAGAGTATCGAT CTAGATGAAACTACGAGAATATTGTCTGAAAATGATTCCCTTGCCCAAGCTCTCGGTAAAGAGCGTTCGGGTAGAGTGCGTGGCATAGGTTTCGGGCCGATACCAAGTCAACTCTTTTATCTGAGTGCGCAGCCGCTGATGGATAGAGCTCAAACAGAAGATGCCCAAAGGATGCTGTTTGAACTACAGGCGGAGGTGACGGTCGAGAAATTGAGTAGGAAGGCAGTGGAGGATGAACTAGCAgcgaaaaaattgaaaaggaagGTAATGGAGGATGAAATAGCAGCAGAAAAAATGAAGAGACAG